The genomic stretch CATGTCGCCGATCTCGTCCAAAAACAATGTCCCGCCGTTGCACTGTTCGAACTTGCCGATGCGACGTTGATCAGCCCCGGTAAATGCCCCCTTTTCGTGTCCAAACAGTTCGCTTTCTAACAGAGCGTCGGGAATGGCCGCGCAATTGACCGCCAAAAAGGGCCGGTCCGAACGCGGGCTGTGTTGATAAATTGCCCGGGCGACCAATTCCTTGCCGGTGCCGCTCTCTCCGCGGATCAACACGGTCACGTTTTGCGGGGCCACGCGACCGACTGCTTTATAGACGTCCTGCATGGCCGGACTGCGACCTACGAGCCGGTCAGCCCGATCGTCCTTCGACGTCGTACCGGGAACAGACACCGGCACATTCATCAGGCGGCGCACCTCGATCGCCTGGCCGACCAACTTGCGGAGTGCCGTCACGTCGAGCGGCTTCATCACAAAGTCGTAGGCGCCCAATGTCATGGCTTGAATGGCGACGTCGCTCGAATCGAGCGCCGTGACAAAAATGACAGGCAGCTTAGGGTCGAGCGCGTGGAATGCGCGGAATGCCTCCAGCCCGGACATTTCTGGAAGATTGATGTCGAGCAGCACGGTATCGGGTGGTTGGCGGCGCAACAGATCCAGGCCCTCTTCGGCCGAGGCGACTTCAACCACTTCAATATCGGAACCTTCGAAACATTGCCGCACGAGATGGCGGACCGAGCGGTCGTCGTCAACAACGAGGAGTCTTGGCATGCTGGGTTCTGGAGTCTTAATACGAGGGACAGGCAGAGATCGGGGAGAGAAGTGCGTTGCCGCAACCGAATTGCACACGACGAGGGACAATATCACCATTCTGGCGGGTTCGCACGACTTTGCAAAGGCTAGTCCCTTCATGAATCTCAGAGCCCGGGCCAGGGGCTATCGCAAATGAATACGGACGATGTGCGGTGCGACGCCGGACTGCCAGATGTACCTTTGTTGGAGGCATCGCTCGCCCGCCGCGCGGCGCGGACGAGAGTTATTGGTTCGTCGAGCGGTTTTAACTGCCATTTCCGCCGCGCTGGCGTATTGTCAGAAGCTCGTCCGCTCGTCTGCCCATCGCGTCACCCATGTGGGCTCGCGAAGAACAGCGATATAAAATCTCGACGGCCGCCAGTTGCCGTGGTTGCAAAGAAGCGCCAACCGCACAGGGGCGCAGAAGAAGCAAGGTCGCAAGCTCGCTCCGAAGGGCAAGAACCTGGCGGCTGGGCGTCCGGCTTCGTCGAAATTGATTGTTTTTCGGCCAGTTAGCGTCGGCTGACGGCGCGAACTGGACGGAAATCGACCAATATTACGCTCCCCCCTGTTGGCCGGAGACCGCGTTAAGGAGCATTAAGGGCCGACAATCGATCCGCCCCTCCCAGTGGAATCGGCGTCGTCGCTCGGTGAATTCAAGCGGCATAGTTCTTGCATAACTCTAGTTGTGAACGAGGCGTCGGCCGTCTCGTTACAAACGGAACGAGTAGAGGACATTCGTTAGCACGCGGGGTACTATGTGAACCGTGTAATGCAATCACCAGAGACCGAGCACCACGCGACCATGCACAGCCCAAGAGTTCTTGTAGTTGACGACGATCGCAGTAATTCGGCCCTCGTCTCACGTGTGTTGGAATCGAAAGGTTACACCGTGGACGTGGCAGGCGACGGCAAGGCCGCTTTGGAGCTTGTTCGAGAGCGGGATTACCAATTGGCAGTCGTCGATTACCAGATGCCGGGAATGAATGGCGTGGAATTGTTTCGCGAGGCACGTTGCCTGCAGCCTGCGCTATTGGGCGTGTTTTTGACAGCGTATGCCAATATCAACACGGTGTTTCCGGCAATCGAAGCCGGGGTCGAACGCGTTTTGGCAAAGCCGCTGAATGCCGACGAGTTGCTACGTCTTACGCAGGACCTAATTGGCCCAGGATCCGACAACACGCCGGTTTGACCTGCGGCCGCCCCTCGCCAACGGTGAAAGACCGTCTGGGAAGTGTGGCAGGGCGCTGGCTTGTTTTTGACCAATCCGGACGGATTGAAACCGATTTGTCGCAACGGATTGTTGAGAAGTGCGGGCAAATTCGAGCGCCGAGCCCGAAATGTTCTAGCAGAACGTTTGGATTTCGACGGCAAAGCCGGAAGTCTCAAGCCGGCCGTCTTCTGGCGCGGGGTTTGCTGTCCATGTTCCAGGGGCCGGAAATTTGCGCGCGCTTGGCGGTCTGTTTATGTGCCTATTGGGCACTTCGACGGCAGTGCGGCTGCCGTGGTTTACGAAGGGGGGATGTTCGATCATGCCCTCTAGCCCATTTTTAAGTCGGCTCGTCAGCAGAAACCGCGAGGCTGCCAAAACCTAGAATGCCGTCGGTCCGCCTGACGTCGTGCGAGCTTTTCGCTCAAGTCTTCAATTCAGACGTTTTGCACTACAAGAGTGGGCCCCCGTCCGCGTGGCGCGTTCGGTCGAGCGACTGAGAGCGTAAGTCAAGAATGATACGATAAAGTAACGTGCGTTCGACATTCGCGGCGGACAGCGAACTTGGCGAACGGGGTTCCGACGAGTTTGGCGAAGGGACCTTTGACACGCGGCCTGCAAAACGAGAAGAGATTCCGCGAGCAATCGCGCCCTCGGCCTAAGCCTCTGGAGCCTGTTAACCTTCACGCGTCGTCTTATGTCAACACGGCATCGTTCTAACCTTCTGTCCTATTTGGCGGCAGTTCTTCTCATCGCCGTGGCGAGCGTGATCGTGGCGTTGATGGCCAAGAACGTAGTCGTTCTCATTGCGATTTACTTCACCGCGGTAGCCGCCGTGGGTTGGATCGGCGGACTCGGACCGGCTTTGCTGGCGACCGGCCTGAGTTATCTGACTGCGAATTGGTTTTTTCTTCCGCCGGGCGATGCGTTTAAACCGAATTCCACGGCCTTTGTCTATCTGTTCATCTGCCTGGCAATCGCCGTCTTTAGCGAGATTTCCAAACGTTCGATGCGTCGGGCCAGCACCAATGCCGAGCAAGTCAAATTAATCGCGCATAGCATCACCGATGGGTTCGTGGTCGTTGATAGTGCCTGGAATCTGACCTATATGAATCGGGCAACCGAAGAATTCAATCGACGGTACTTTCTGCAAGGTTCGACGCACAATCCGGCGGGCATCTTCCCGCTGAACCTAGAGGGGCCCGCGCGCGCCAAGCTCAAACAGGCCGCTAC from Pirellulales bacterium encodes the following:
- a CDS encoding sigma-54 dependent transcriptional regulator, producing MPRLLVVDDDRSVRHLVRQCFEGSDIEVVEVASAEEGLDLLRRQPPDTVLLDINLPEMSGLEAFRAFHALDPKLPVIFVTALDSSDVAIQAMTLGAYDFVMKPLDVTALRKLVGQAIEVRRLMNVPVSVPGTTSKDDRADRLVGRSPAMQDVYKAVGRVAPQNVTVLIRGESGTGKELVARAIYQHSPRSDRPFLAVNCAAIPDALLESELFGHEKGAFTGADQRRIGKFEQCNGGTLFLDEIGDM
- a CDS encoding response regulator, giving the protein MHSPRVLVVDDDRSNSALVSRVLESKGYTVDVAGDGKAALELVRERDYQLAVVDYQMPGMNGVELFREARCLQPALLGVFLTAYANINTVFPAIEAGVERVLAKPLNADELLRLTQDLIGPGSDNTPV